In Lepisosteus oculatus isolate fLepOcu1 chromosome 28, fLepOcu1.hap2, whole genome shotgun sequence, the following proteins share a genomic window:
- the arl5c gene encoding putative ADP-ribosylation factor-like protein 5C: protein MCLRQPGFPDVGRRRNAKAYKQRLVTQTMGLLFTKLMTIFGDREHKVILVGLDNAGKTTILYQFLTKEAVHTSPTIGSNVEEISVRNTRFLVWDISGQENLRATWSAYYCNTEIVILVVDSTDRERLTLTKEELHRMLAHEELQNAAVLILANKQDMKNSMTASEISSCLTLSSITGHSWHIQACCALTGEGLLASLDWMRSRVLAS, encoded by the exons ATGTGCCTCAGGCAGCCGGGCTTCCCAGACGTCGGCAGGAGGAGAAACGCAAAAG caTATAAACAAAGACTCGTCACCCAGACAATGGGACTTCTCTTTACGAAATTAATGACAATCTTCGGAGACAGAG AGCACAAGGTGATCCTTGTAGGACTGGACAACGCAGGCAAGACCACCATCCTCTACCAGTT ccTAACGAAGGAGGCAGTCCACACCTCGCCCACCATCGGCAGCAATGTGGAGGAGATCTCCGTGCGAAACACCCGCTTCCTGGTGTGGGATATCAGCGGTCAGGAGAACCTACGGGCCACCTGGAGCGCCTACTACTGCAACACTGAG aTTGTGATCCTGGTGGTGGACAGCACTGACCGAGAACGGCTCACGCTCACCAAGGAGGAGCTCCACAGGATGCTTGCGCATGAG GAGCTCCAGAACGCAGCTGTGTTGATCTTGGCCAACAAGCAGGACATGAAGAACTCCATGACTGCCTCCGAGATCTCCAGCTGCCTGACCCTGAGCTCCATCACTGGTCACTCCTGGCACATCCAGGCCTGCTGTGCCCTGACTGGAGAGGG CTTGCTGGCCAGCCTGGACTGGATGAGGTCCCGGGTCCTAGCGAGCTAG
- the LOC102688928 gene encoding dickkopf-related protein 3-like: protein MCRVPGTLHICLAAVCLTLPSVRGHIWAWMLSIPYSPPQEGALVPQDTTPSSSARSSTAVCDHDRTCGRGFSCDRHFGLCVPLKHAGQYCRRDAQCLRGLSCMFGKCHRSVPEGQEGARCKLDRDCGSSMCCARHHGESICKRRLPLGASCFVPDGGLAFSINQICPCDEGLLCRQAAANARRE from the exons ATGTGCCGCGTTCCTGGGACACTGCACATCTGCCTGGCGGCTGTCTGTCTCACCTTGCCTTCAGTAAGGGGCCACATCTGGGCCTGGATGCTGTCGATCCCCTACAGCCCCCCTCAAGAAGGAGCACTTGTCCCTCAAGACACTACTCCCTCCTCCAGCGCCAGAAGCTCAACG gcGGTGTGTGATCATGACCGGACCTGTGGGAGGGGGTTCTCCTGTGACCGGCACTTCGGCCTGTGTGTCCCCCTGAAGCACGCTGGCCAGTACTGCAGGAGGGACGCCCAGTGTCTCCGCGGCCTGAGCTGCATGTTCGGAAAGTGCCACCGCAGCGTCCCAGAGGGCCAAGAAG GCGCACGGTGCAAGCTGGACCGGGACTGCGGCAGCTCCATGTGCTGCGCGCGGCACCACGGCGAGAGCATCTGCAAGCGCCGCCTGCCGCTCGGGGCCAGCTGCTTCGTGCCGGACGGCGGGCTGGCGTTCAGCATCAACCAGATCTGCCCGTGCGACGAGGGGCTGCTGTGCCGCCAAGCAGCTGCGAACGCCAGGCGAGAGTAA